A single Opisthocomus hoazin isolate bOpiHoa1 chromosome 1, bOpiHoa1.hap1, whole genome shotgun sequence DNA region contains:
- the P2RY8 gene encoding S-geranylgeranyl-glutathione receptor P2RY8, producing the protein MVKNGSHLDVETLAMLQNKAISITLPVVYTLVALISIPGNLFSLWVLCLHIKPKTPSVIFMINLSITDLMLASCFPFQISYHIQSNHWIFGKTLCSLVTVMFYANMYSSILTMTCISIERYMGVVYPMKLIKWRRKRYALAACLGMWIFLLLAFYPLESTDLTYEVKELGIITCFDVLKWDMLPNFGAWVAFLLTLFVVLFLIPFVVTVGCYIGTIRKLIQTSNRYGNRQKTRSIYLAMIVLLVFITCFAPNNFILLAHMISRLFYHSSLYPAYKLTLCLSCLNNCIDPFIYYFASKEFYQKFMQVFRPKVLLSDSLETRRESLFSGRTMSARSMSSGPVDGLEGVKVYLQRQESVF; encoded by the coding sequence ATGGTTAAAAACGGATCCCACCTGGACGTTGAAACGCTGGCAATGCTCCAGAATAAAGCTATCTCCATCACCCTCCCTGTTGTGTATACACTGGTGGCTCTGATCAGTATCCCTGGCAACTTGTTCTCGCTTTGGGTGCTCTGCTTGCATATCAAACCCAAAACACCTTCTGTCATCTTCATGATCAACCTAAGCATCACAGATCTCATGCTGGCCAGCTGCTTTCCCTTCCAGATTTCTTATCACATCCAAAGCAATCACTGGATCTTTGGCAAGACTCTTTGCAGCCTCGTGACTGTGATGTTCTACGCCAACATGTATTCTTCCATACTGACCATGACCTGTATCAGCATCGAGCGGTACATGGGTGTGGTATATCCCATGAAGTTGATCAAGTGGAGAAGGAAAAGATATGCCCTGGCTGCCTGCCTGGGTATGTGGATTTTCTTGCTACTAGCCTTCTACCCGCTGGAAAGCACAGATCTGACCTATGAAGTGAAAGAATTGGGGATTATAACCTGTTTTGATGTCCTGAAATGGGATATGCTGCCCAACTTCGGAGCCTGGGTAGCCTTTCTCCTCACGCTATTTGTCGTGCTCTTTCTGATCCCTTTCGTTGTAACAGTCGGATGCTATATTGGCACCATTCGGAAGCTTATTCAGACATCAAACAGATATGGTAACAGGCAGAAGACTAGATCCATATACCTGGCGATGATAGTCCTTCTGGTATTCATCACTTGCTTTGCCCCCAATAACTTTATCCTACTTGCGCATATGATCAGCCGCCTATTTTACCACAGTAGTTTGTACCCTGCCTACAAGCTCACCTTGTGCCTCAGTTGCCTAAACAACTGCATAGATCCCTTCATTTATTATTTCGCATCCAAAGAATTTTACCAGAAATTCATGCAAGTCTTTCGCCCTAAGGTACTGCTCAGCGACAGTTTGGAAACTAGGAGGGAAAGCTTATTCTCTGGCAGGACCATGTCAGCCAGGTCGATGTCAAGCGGACCTGTGGATGGGTTAGAGGGAGTAAAGGTCTATTTGCAAAGGCAAGAAAGTGTTTTTTAG